The Myroides fluvii region TGGGCATTGATAAAAAAGGCCGTTAGAATAATGGCAATTGGCAAATGATGAATTCCGATTCCCAAGGCCAACTCACTGTGTTGACTGATCGGCATTCCCTCAAACAAAGCGTGTATACACAAACTGATGAACAACAACCAAGGAATACGCTCTAATTTTTCATGTCCATGAACGTGTCCGTGTTCAGCTCCCTTAGAGAAATATTCTAAGATAATTTGAAATACAATACCTGCCATGATGAAAAAACCGATTCTTCCTGCACCACTGTGATCGTGATTGTGATCGTGTAGGTGTTCCCCACCTGTAATTAGGTCGCCAACAGCTGCCTGATATACATCCGGTAACAAATGGGTTACCGTTAGAGTAAGTAGAAAAGAACCGCTAAACGCCATCAGTAATTTGAGGTGTTTTTTGTTTTTCGGTTGAATAAGTAGTGCAATTAAATATCCAATAATTACAGCTAATAAAGGTACGAGATACGCCATTGGCTTATTTAAAGATCATGATTAATCGATCAGATTCGTTTGGATAGAATTTTCTTAATTTATAATCGCCAAAAATATCAAGTAAGTAAATATCATTTTCACTCATCATCCTTTCAAAGTCTTCTAAGGTAAATGCTTTTACGCGCTCTGAATAAGCGTGATCTTCTCCATCTGCTTGAAAGCGAATGTCTTTGATGATATAACCCTCTTCTACTTTGCGCTCGATATGAAATTCAATGCCATCGACAACTTTAATTTCTGAGGGAACTAAATTAGCAATAACCTTATTGACATTCATAAAGTCAAGTACTGCTAATCCGTAATCAGATAAGCTATTGTGCATGGCTTTTAATACTTGAATGTTATCTTCTGGATTACTAAAATAACCAAAACTCGTGAATAAGTTAAAAATAGCCTCGTATTTTTTTTCTAAAGGCTCACGCATATCGTGTACCTCGAAGTGTAGGGTCTCATTTTCTGCTATTTTAGCAGCTTCAATACTGTTGGCAGATAAATCTGCTCCCACCACATCATACCCCAAACTGTTGAGGTAAATAGCATGACGACCCTTGCCACAAGCTAAATCTAATACCTTAGAGTTTTCGGCTAAGTTTAAATAATGGGTAAGATTATCGATAAAAAGTTGTGCTTCATCATAATCTCTATCCTTATATAAAATGTGATAATAAGGGGTATCAAACCACGATGCGTACCAAGCTTTCTTCTGTTCAGACATAGTTTTAATTTAAATCTTTTATTAGCTTACAAATTTACTTTATTTTTGCACATCTAGATAACGAATGCAATTATTCCTTATAGCGATATAGAAAAATGGAAAATTTTAAAATGGTAGCCAAGACTTTCTTCGGTTTAGAAGAGATTTTAGCGAAAGAACTACAGCTTTTAGGAGCAACAAAAGTGAAAGAAGGAACTCGTATGGTGAGTTTTGAAGGTGATAAAGGCTTTTTATACAAAGCAAATTTAGCTTTGCGTACAGCTTTGAAAATCTTAGTTCCAATTAAACAATTTGCTGTCTATAACGAAAGCAATCTTTATAAAGGAATTCAAAGTATTGATTGGAGTGAATATTTGGGTGC contains the following coding sequences:
- a CDS encoding ZIP family metal transporter, coding for MAYLVPLLAVIIGYLIALLIQPKNKKHLKLLMAFSGSFLLTLTVTHLLPDVYQAAVGDLITGGEHLHDHNHDHSGAGRIGFFIMAGIVFQIILEYFSKGAEHGHVHGHEKLERIPWLLFISLCIHALFEGMPISQHSELALGIGIHHLPIAIILTAFFINAQMNKKMVFAFMMLFSIMTPLGTLISSNVPVLSTYYAEISAIVVGILFHISSTIIFESNEDHKFNINKLIAILLGVIAAYFI
- a CDS encoding class I SAM-dependent DNA methyltransferase, coding for MSEQKKAWYASWFDTPYYHILYKDRDYDEAQLFIDNLTHYLNLAENSKVLDLACGKGRHAIYLNSLGYDVVGADLSANSIEAAKIAENETLHFEVHDMREPLEKKYEAIFNLFTSFGYFSNPEDNIQVLKAMHNSLSDYGLAVLDFMNVNKVIANLVPSEIKVVDGIEFHIERKVEEGYIIKDIRFQADGEDHAYSERVKAFTLEDFERMMSENDIYLLDIFGDYKLRKFYPNESDRLIMIFK